A window of Scomber scombrus chromosome 23, fScoSco1.1, whole genome shotgun sequence contains these coding sequences:
- the six7 gene encoding SIX homeobox 7, whose translation MFPLPMFTPDQVARVCENLEETGDIERLGRFLWSLPAAVPGSAGEALNRHESVMRARALVAFHGGNFEALYQILQSHRFTRESHAKLQDLWLDAHYREAERLRGRPLGPVEKYRIRKKFPLPRTIWDGEQKTHCFKERTRSLLREWYLQDPYPNPSRKRHLAQATGLTPTQVGNWFKNRRQRDRAASAKNRLQQDSSLLPSVSSPESSHQERRHHPHLLPNSPRHLGSPEASDCSTGTEHRGTGASTPEISVSSDSEFES comes from the exons ATGTTCCCGCTGCCGATGTTCACGCCGGACCAGGTCGCTCGGGTGTGCGAGAACTTGGAGGAGACCGGGGACATCGAGCGCCTCGGACGGTTCCTCTGGTCTCTGCCGGCCGCCGTCCCCGGCTCCGCGGGGGAAGCCCTGAACCGACACGAGTCCGTGATGCGAGCGAGAGCCCTGGTCGCCTTCCACGGTGGGAACTTTGAGGCTCTTTACCAAATCCTACAGAGCCATCGGTTTACTCGCGAGTCTCACGCCAAACTTCAGGACCTGTGGCTGGACGCGCACTACCGGGAGGCGGAGAGGCTCCGGGGCCGGCCGCTCGGACCGGTGGAGAAGTACCGGATCCGCAAGAAGTTCCCCCTGCCCCGCACCATTTGGGACGGGGAGCAGAAGACCCACTGTTTTAAG GAGAGGACTCGCAGTTTGCTGAGAGAGTGGTACCTCCAAGATCCCTACCCCAACCCGTCCAGGAAACGCCACTTGGCCCAGGCCACGGGACTCACACCTACACAAGTGGGCAACTGGTTCAAAAACCGCCGCCAAAGAGACCGCGCCGCATCTGCAAAAAACAG aCTACAGCAGGATTCCTCTCTCCTGCCATCTGTGAGCTCCCCCGAAAGCTCCCATCAGGAGCGTCGCCACCACCCCCACTTACTGCCTAACTCACCTCGCCACTTGGGCAGCCCGGAGGCCAGCGACTGTAGCACAGGGACCGAGCATCGGGGAACAGGCGCCTCCACCCCGGAGATCTCCGTCAGCAGCGACAGCGAGTTTGAATCTTGA
- the b4gat1 gene encoding beta-1,4-glucuronyltransferase 1 yields the protein MHLSKKCSAFKVVLSALLIVALLQLIYLSFLSKFHGKQQRYRYSELFGGSGGKKNGHQEKNSRKERLRYSLSTGGIFDNSGQYRVYKNLIKSDLTTNQKPGSDPSAHVLALASHTTINNLHHLESLLERWQNPLSVAIFAHGQDVKFATALVYALSFFCPRIQALVDFHLVCLSGEMASFPEQDREHFAGLEDCASVFSRLETHRDKYKNYAISGNISYPNNLLRNVARSGTESSYILVIDIDMMPSADLHQQFLAMIMKREQASDEVFVLPAFEIRHARKMPASKAELVQLYQVGEVRPFYEELCPRCQAPTNYSQWVNSHVRGTGTLEVAYTLTWVDPWEPFYIGPHTVPLYDENFKQYGFNRISQACELHVAGYRFSVLSSAFLVHRGFKIQGEFHAKKDEENKHNRVLFRSFKEGLKTKYPSSNRRC from the exons ATGCATCTCTCCAAGAAATGTTCCGCCTTCAAAGTGGTGCTGAGTGCTCTGCTGATAGTGGCGCTGCTGCAGCTCATATACTTGTCCTTCCTATCCAAGTTTCACGGTAAGCAGCAGCGGTACCGATACTCAGAGCTGTTTGGAGGCTCTGGAGGCAAGAAAAATGGGCACCAAGAGAAAAACTCGCGCAAGGAGCGTCTGAGGTACTCGCTGTCTACTGGGGGTATCTTTGATAACAGTGGGCAGTACCGGGTGTACAAGAACTTGATCAAAAGTGATTTAACCACTAATCAGAAACCAGGATCCGACCCCAGCGCCCATGTCCTGGCTTTAGCATCACACACAACCATCAACAACCTCCATCACCTTGAATCTCTTCTGGAAAGGTGGCAGAACCCTCTCTCTGTGGCCATATTTGCACATGGGCAAGATGTCAAGTTTGCCACCGCCTTGGTTTATGCACTCAGCTTCTTCTGTCCTCGGATCCAAGCCCTGGTGGACTTCCACTTGGTGTGCCTCTCGGGAGAGATGGCCAGTTTCCCTGAGCAGGACCGGGAGCACTTTGCAGGCCTTGAGGACTGTGCCTCTGTGTTTTCCAGACTGGAGACCCACAGGGATAAATACAAGAACTATGCCATCAGCGGAAACATCTCCTACCCCAACAACCTTCTGCGTAACGTGGCCCGAAGTGGCACAGAGTCCTCCTACATCCTGGTCATCGACATCGACATGATGCCCAGCGCTGACCTGCACCAGCAGTTCCTGGCCATGATCATGAAGCGCGAGCAGGCCAGTGACGAGGTATTTGTCCTGCCCGCTTTCGAGATCCGCCACGCCAGGAAGATGCCGGCCTCCAAGGCGGAGTTGGTGCAGCTCTACCAGGTGGGTGAGGTGCGGCCGTTTTATGAAGAGCTGTGTCCTCGCTGTCAGGCACCCACTAACTACTCACAGTGGGTTAACAGCCATGTCAGAGGGACGGGGACCCTGGAGGTCGCCTACACGCTCACCTGGGTGGACCCCTGGGAGCCTTTCTACATCGGGCCCCACACTGTGCCCCTCTACGATGAGAACTTCAAGCAATATGGCTTCAATCGTATAAGCCAG gcctgtgaGCTCCACGTGGCCGGATACAGGTTCTCGGTGCTCAGCTCAGCCTTTCTGGTGCACCGGGGCTTCAAGATCCAGGGGGAGTTCCACGCCAAGAAGGACGAGGAGAACAAACACAACCGAGTTCTGTTTCGCAGCTTCAAAGAGGGCCTGAAAACCAAATACCCATCCTCCAACAGACGATGCTGA